One region of Sulfuricurvum sp. IAE1 genomic DNA includes:
- a CDS encoding aldo/keto reductase: protein MTPYVMTSENVRMPALIYGTAWKEQRTADLTEMALRAGFRGIDTACQPKHYNEAGVGEAIGRMRAQGVDRSELFVQTKFTPLAGHDPARVPYDPAAPIEEQVAQSFAVSQANLGTPYVDSLVLHSPLHPYPMLLRAWRAMEKLYRAGVARQLGISNCYDPQLLIRLYADADVKPAVVQNRFYAQSGYDRELRSWCRLRGIVYQSFWSLTANPHLLESREFFALTQKYDKTEAQILYRFLNHCGIVPLIGSTSPEHLREDLEIFDFELSVGEVAVLERLLESESA, encoded by the coding sequence ATGACCCCTTATGTAATGACCAGCGAAAACGTCCGTATGCCCGCACTGATTTACGGGACGGCGTGGAAAGAGCAGCGTACCGCCGACCTGACCGAAATGGCCCTGAGGGCGGGATTTCGGGGGATCGACACGGCTTGTCAGCCCAAACACTATAACGAAGCGGGGGTCGGCGAGGCGATCGGTCGGATGCGAGCGCAGGGGGTCGATCGCTCCGAACTGTTCGTGCAGACCAAATTCACCCCTCTCGCAGGCCACGATCCCGCCCGGGTCCCCTACGATCCGGCCGCGCCGATCGAAGAGCAGGTGGCGCAGTCGTTCGCTGTCTCGCAGGCCAATCTGGGGACCCCTTACGTCGATTCGCTGGTGCTCCATTCGCCGCTGCACCCCTATCCGATGCTGCTGCGCGCGTGGCGGGCGATGGAAAAGCTCTACCGCGCCGGCGTCGCCCGTCAGCTGGGGATCAGCAACTGTTACGATCCGCAGCTGCTGATCCGGCTTTATGCGGATGCCGATGTCAAACCCGCGGTGGTGCAGAACCGTTTTTACGCCCAGAGCGGCTACGACCGTGAACTGCGCTCATGGTGCCGCCTGCGGGGGATCGTCTACCAGAGTTTCTGGAGTCTCACCGCCAACCCCCACCTGCTGGAGAGCCGCGAGTTTTTTGCCCTGACGCAGAAATACGACAAAACCGAGGCGCAGATCCTGTACCGCTTTCTCAACCACTGCGGCATCGTTCCGCTGATCGGCTCGACCTCTCCCGAGCACCTGCGCGAGGATCTGGAGATTTTCGATTTCGAGCTCTCTGTGGGAGAGGTCGCGGTGCTGGAGCGGCTGCTTGAGAGCGAGAGCGCTTGA
- a CDS encoding DUF1294 domain-containing protein, giving the protein MISRAQDRALLIRRLLLNLAAFGGSAGAVIGSRLFRHKTQKFKGMFAGMVIVHAALGSGAVWFWLNQGGG; this is encoded by the coding sequence TTGATTTCCAGAGCGCAGGACAGGGCTCTTTTGATAAGGCGATTGCTGCTGAACCTCGCCGCGTTCGGCGGGAGTGCGGGTGCGGTGATCGGGAGTCGGCTGTTTCGTCACAAAACGCAGAAATTCAAAGGGATGTTTGCGGGGATGGTGATCGTCCATGCCGCTCTGGGATCGGGGGCGGTATGGTTCTGGCTGAATCAGGGGGGAGGATGA
- a CDS encoding FtsW/RodA/SpoVE family cell cycle protein: protein MLNIDRRILAHFDFITIILLIPLILTSGWLIFEIHPVLGQKQMVYTSVGIGVFIAVFLLPVRRMLWMIPIMYWTGILLLLAVEFVGHSRLGAKRWIEIPFVHFTLQPSELIKPAFVLMLAYLISRNPPPRDGYGLKDFAKLSFYILLPFFLIAKEPDLGTATVLALLGFGVLFIVGVKWKIWVGLGIAFVVSLPLIYTQLHDYQKQRLHDFVGEKPSYQVEQSIIAVGSGGFFGKDKEDATQAQMKFLPIASSDFIFAYVVERFGFFGAFLLISLYAALIIHLLLIAAWAEDYYIKVVAGGLSLFFFIYMSVNIAMTIGFAPVVGVPLPMFSYGGSSFVNFMVMFAILENLLAYRFRYLYTDTGKKSFV from the coding sequence GTGCTTAATATTGACCGGCGAATTTTAGCACACTTTGATTTCATTACGATTATTTTGCTCATTCCCCTCATTTTGACTTCAGGTTGGCTCATTTTTGAAATCCATCCCGTACTGGGGCAAAAACAGATGGTCTACACCTCCGTGGGGATCGGCGTCTTCATCGCGGTGTTCTTGCTGCCGGTCCGCCGGATGCTCTGGATGATCCCGATCATGTACTGGACGGGGATTTTGCTGCTGCTGGCCGTCGAGTTCGTGGGCCATTCGCGTCTGGGGGCCAAACGGTGGATCGAAATCCCCTTCGTCCATTTCACCCTCCAGCCCTCCGAGCTCATCAAACCCGCGTTCGTCCTCATGCTGGCGTACCTGATCAGCCGCAACCCTCCGCCGCGCGACGGTTACGGCCTCAAAGATTTCGCCAAGCTCTCTTTTTACATCCTGCTGCCGTTTTTCCTCATCGCCAAGGAACCCGACCTGGGGACGGCGACCGTCCTGGCGCTGCTCGGGTTCGGGGTGCTCTTCATCGTCGGCGTCAAATGGAAAATCTGGGTCGGTCTGGGGATCGCGTTCGTCGTCTCCCTGCCGCTCATCTACACCCAGCTCCACGATTACCAGAAACAGCGTTTGCACGATTTCGTCGGGGAAAAACCGAGTTACCAGGTCGAGCAGTCGATCATCGCCGTCGGTTCGGGGGGCTTTTTCGGTAAGGACAAGGAAGACGCTACGCAAGCACAGATGAAATTCCTCCCCATCGCGTCGAGCGACTTTATTTTCGCCTACGTCGTCGAGCGGTTCGGATTTTTCGGGGCGTTTTTGCTCATCTCGCTCTACGCCGCGCTGATCATCCACCTGCTGCTCATCGCCGCCTGGGCCGAGGATTATTACATCAAGGTCGTGGCGGGGGGATTGTCGCTCTTTTTCTTCATCTACATGAGCGTCAACATCGCGATGACGATCGGGTTTGCCCCCGTGGTGGGGGTGCCGCTGCCGATGTTCAGCTACGGGGGGAGCAGTTTTGTCAACTTCATGGTGATGTTCGCGATCCTCGAAAACCTCCTCGCCTACCGTTTCCGCTATCTCTACACCGACACCGGCAAAAAAAGCTTTGTCTAA
- a CDS encoding RluA family pseudouridine synthase, producing the protein MREHELFSVDEESVRLDVFLSHKLGQTRNQIVQLIEQDAISVEGKATSKAGLKLRAGQSVSVVFPEAKSTPPQPIDFDVEVLYEDEDVLVINKPSALTVHPAPSVKEPTLVDWLKHKGVSLSTLSGEERHGIVHRLDRGTSGVMVVAKNNRAHEALSAQLQDKSMGRFYLAVITPPLKDEVTLIDRPIGRSSHNRLKMAITENGKNAKTEFRKLLPSHDGTEELIACKLYTGRTHQIRVHLESISRHIIGDHLYGSHSKSGRMERILLHAYNLYFTHPSTGKRVTFTAAPDPVMEEYLHKHFDAKELHALIDPNTIERCFSTESV; encoded by the coding sequence ATGAGAGAGCACGAACTTTTTAGCGTTGACGAAGAGAGCGTCCGTCTGGATGTTTTTCTCTCTCACAAGCTGGGGCAGACCCGCAACCAGATCGTCCAGCTTATCGAGCAGGACGCGATCAGCGTGGAGGGGAAAGCGACCTCCAAAGCGGGGCTGAAACTGCGCGCGGGGCAAAGCGTGTCGGTCGTCTTCCCCGAAGCCAAATCGACCCCGCCCCAGCCGATCGATTTCGACGTCGAGGTGCTGTATGAGGATGAGGACGTGCTGGTCATCAACAAACCCAGCGCCCTCACCGTCCACCCCGCCCCCAGCGTCAAGGAACCCACCCTCGTCGACTGGCTCAAGCACAAGGGGGTCAGTCTCTCGACGCTCAGCGGCGAAGAGCGCCACGGGATCGTCCACCGCCTCGACCGGGGAACGAGCGGAGTGATGGTCGTCGCCAAGAACAATCGCGCCCACGAAGCCCTCTCGGCGCAGCTGCAGGACAAGAGCATGGGGCGTTTCTACCTCGCGGTGATCACCCCTCCGCTCAAAGACGAAGTGACGCTCATCGACCGTCCCATCGGCCGAAGCAGCCACAACCGTCTCAAAATGGCGATCACCGAAAACGGCAAAAACGCCAAAACCGAGTTTCGCAAACTCCTCCCCAGCCACGACGGCACCGAAGAGCTGATCGCCTGCAAACTCTATACCGGACGGACCCACCAGATCCGCGTCCACCTCGAGTCGATCAGCCGCCACATCATCGGCGACCACCTCTACGGAAGCCACAGCAAAAGCGGCAGGATGGAACGTATCTTGCTTCATGCCTACAACCTGTATTTCACCCATCCGAGCACCGGGAAAAGGGTCACGTTTACCGCTGCGCCCGACCCCGTGATGGAAGAATACCTACACAAACATTTTGACGCGAAGGAACTGCATGCACTCATCGATCCGAATACCATTGAGCGTTGCTTTAGCACTGAGTCTGTTTAG
- a CDS encoding fibronectin type III domain-containing protein encodes MHSSIRIPLSVALALSLFSGCAPQPAPQKTVTIDSTLPVPSMNGYIADITSAAFEWKPIEDMRVVGYYVYRDTPGGEDPNLHRIATVDSRYATHFVDSDLKPSSHYQYRFATFTSSGSESVGSETMVIETLPMIAPVSFFQSVGNMPRSAKLLWRPHPNGKINGYEIERQEANDQKWNKIATITGRLNAEYIDRDLKDGQVYHYRIKAVTYDKLVTEPSETTKVITKPLPPEIKNVTATNNLPRAITLSWEKSPITDLAHYNIYRATSPSGSFAYHVKLESTNFTDTINEDGKFYFYKITAVDKDGLESPLTSVAVQGSTLSKPQTPIAYEGKVVGGAVELQWKSGDPRTVNYTIVKTTKTSWISRESVDINNITATSFRDADIKPNTHYLYEIVGVDSNGIRSVPTEAIELIHEVK; translated from the coding sequence ATGCACTCATCGATCCGAATACCATTGAGCGTTGCTTTAGCACTGAGTCTGTTTAGCGGCTGCGCACCCCAGCCCGCACCCCAGAAAACGGTCACTATCGACTCGACCCTTCCGGTACCGTCGATGAACGGCTACATCGCCGACATCACCTCGGCCGCTTTTGAATGGAAACCGATCGAAGACATGCGGGTCGTAGGGTACTACGTCTACCGTGACACCCCCGGCGGCGAAGATCCGAACCTGCACCGCATCGCCACCGTCGACAGCCGCTACGCGACCCATTTCGTCGACAGCGACCTAAAACCCAGCAGCCATTACCAGTACCGTTTTGCGACGTTTACCTCCTCGGGCAGCGAATCGGTCGGAAGCGAGACGATGGTGATCGAAACCCTCCCCATGATCGCGCCGGTAAGTTTTTTCCAGTCGGTCGGCAACATGCCCCGCAGTGCCAAACTGCTGTGGCGTCCGCACCCCAACGGAAAAATCAACGGTTACGAGATCGAGCGCCAGGAAGCCAACGACCAGAAATGGAACAAGATCGCGACGATCACCGGACGCCTCAACGCCGAATACATCGACCGCGACCTCAAAGACGGCCAGGTGTACCACTACCGCATCAAGGCGGTGACCTACGACAAGCTGGTCACCGAGCCCAGCGAAACGACCAAAGTGATCACCAAACCGCTCCCTCCGGAGATCAAAAACGTCACCGCGACCAACAACCTGCCGCGCGCGATCACCCTCTCGTGGGAGAAAAGCCCGATCACCGACCTGGCCCATTACAACATCTACCGCGCCACATCGCCGAGCGGTTCGTTCGCCTATCACGTCAAACTCGAATCGACCAACTTCACCGACACGATCAACGAAGACGGTAAATTCTACTTTTACAAAATCACGGCGGTGGACAAAGACGGGCTCGAAAGTCCGCTCACTTCGGTCGCGGTGCAGGGCTCGACCCTCTCCAAACCCCAAACCCCGATCGCCTACGAAGGCAAAGTGGTCGGCGGAGCGGTAGAGCTGCAGTGGAAAAGCGGCGATCCGCGCACCGTCAACTACACGATCGTCAAAACGACCAAAACGAGCTGGATCAGCCGCGAGAGCGTCGACATCAACAACATCACGGCGACGTCGTTCCGCGATGCGGACATCAAACCCAACACCCACTATCTCTACGAGATCGTCGGGGTCGATTCGAACGGCATCCGCTCGGTTCCGACCGAAGCGATCGAACTCATCCACGAGGTTAAATAA
- the trmB gene encoding tRNA (guanosine(46)-N7)-methyltransferase TrmB yields MPHLHLESFKTPSFPARCGDVEFDFLARNAGRGDESLIATRYKGREFFLVHKKNEAKELLKSDKVTRPSPNFIVKHALLAYAECAGLNILDSNVDNAPENTHLKTHDALKTIAFFAENFPTQREVRIEVGFGSARHLLHQAEANPDVLFMGLEIHKPSIEQALKHISIRNLSNVMVLDYDARLFLEFVPSNVVGKIYVHFPVPWDKKPHRRVISEAFLNESIRVLKPQGTLELRTDSEEYYRYALETFSAPGQSRFEVYKNRDIAVSSKYEDRWKRLEKNIYDVIFTCETESPEAEAIGDFTFGSTQNPAAVLERIGSETLKREWGFLHVERTFTIEPDTVMLRLAMGSFDRPESCYVIVEPGRTRYYPSLPVRSRANLAAHTLLNELLHG; encoded by the coding sequence ATGCCGCATCTGCATCTCGAATCGTTTAAAACGCCCTCTTTCCCCGCCCGCTGCGGCGACGTGGAATTTGATTTCCTGGCCCGCAACGCCGGACGGGGGGACGAGTCGCTCATCGCGACCCGCTACAAGGGGAGAGAGTTTTTCCTAGTCCACAAGAAAAACGAAGCCAAAGAGCTTCTCAAAAGCGACAAGGTGACCCGCCCTTCCCCGAATTTCATCGTCAAACACGCCCTCCTGGCCTATGCCGAGTGCGCGGGGCTGAACATCCTCGATTCGAATGTCGACAACGCACCCGAGAATACCCACCTCAAAACCCACGACGCCCTCAAAACGATCGCGTTTTTCGCCGAAAACTTCCCCACGCAACGCGAAGTGCGGATCGAAGTGGGCTTCGGATCGGCGCGCCATCTCCTCCATCAGGCCGAGGCGAATCCCGACGTCCTTTTCATGGGGCTGGAAATTCACAAGCCCTCCATCGAGCAGGCGCTCAAACACATCTCGATCCGCAACCTCTCCAACGTCATGGTGCTCGATTACGACGCGCGCCTTTTCCTGGAGTTCGTCCCCTCCAACGTCGTGGGGAAAATCTACGTCCATTTTCCCGTTCCCTGGGACAAAAAACCCCATCGCCGCGTCATCTCCGAAGCGTTTCTGAACGAATCGATCCGCGTCCTCAAACCGCAGGGGACACTGGAGCTGCGCACCGACAGCGAGGAGTACTACCGCTACGCGCTCGAAACCTTCAGCGCCCCGGGCCAAAGCCGTTTCGAAGTTTATAAAAACCGCGACATCGCGGTAAGCAGCAAATACGAAGACCGATGGAAACGTCTCGAGAAAAACATCTACGACGTCATTTTCACCTGCGAGACCGAGAGCCCCGAAGCCGAGGCGATCGGCGATTTCACGTTCGGTTCGACCCAAAACCCCGCAGCGGTTCTGGAACGGATCGGAAGCGAAACGCTCAAACGCGAGTGGGGGTTCCTGCACGTCGAGCGGACCTTTACGATCGAGCCCGATACGGTGATGCTGCGTCTGGCGATGGGGAGTTTCGACCGTCCCGAGAGCTGCTACGTCATCGTCGAACCCGGACGTACCCGTTATTACCCCTCGCTGCCGGTCCGATCGCGCGCGAACCTCGCCGCCCACACCTTACTAAACGAGTTGCTCCATGGATAA
- a CDS encoding cell division ATP-binding protein FtsE, translating to MDKVIIAENLSLSYKDFETIISKATFSIDAGSFVFITGASGSGKSTLLKSLYGAIEPRAGQLVVGGVKMNRISTSKLNFLRRHIGIVFQDYKLIKEWTIEKNVMLPLIISGYTKDVSGAQVQKLLGHVKLIHQAGKYPPELSGGEQQRVAMARALAHNPILILADEPTGNLDEYSSQVIWNLLEGANTQLKTTIVVVTHNIPSSITVPYKHFHIDMGTIHEIA from the coding sequence ATGGATAAAGTGATCATTGCCGAAAACCTTTCCCTCTCCTACAAAGATTTTGAAACCATCATCTCCAAAGCGACGTTCAGCATCGATGCGGGAAGCTTCGTCTTCATCACCGGGGCCAGCGGAAGCGGTAAATCGACGCTCCTCAAATCGCTCTACGGCGCCATCGAGCCCCGCGCCGGACAGCTCGTCGTCGGCGGGGTGAAAATGAACCGCATCAGCACCTCCAAGCTCAACTTTCTGCGCCGCCATATCGGGATCGTCTTCCAGGACTACAAACTGATCAAAGAGTGGACGATCGAAAAGAACGTCATGCTCCCGCTCATCATCTCGGGCTACACCAAAGACGTCAGCGGCGCGCAGGTCCAAAAGCTCCTCGGGCACGTCAAACTAATCCATCAGGCCGGGAAATATCCCCCCGAACTCTCCGGCGGAGAACAGCAGCGGGTTGCGATGGCGCGCGCGCTGGCCCACAACCCGATCCTCATCCTCGCCGACGAACCGACGGGGAACCTGGACGAATACTCCTCGCAGGTGATCTGGAACCTGCTGGAGGGGGCGAACACCCAGCTCAAAACGACGATCGTCGTGGTCACCCACAACATCCCTTCGTCGATCACGGTGCCGTACAAACATTTCCATATCGATATGGGGACCATTCATGAAATCGCTTAA
- a CDS encoding cell division protein FtsX encodes MKSLKNHISLIVALFTVLFSVQIYVAVDRTIAAYEDRLKQDYSIIVVANKTMSEAEFKALDKLVERSEPIATDQVLERLKGEMSKKNLELLKVTLPKFYRIYLGRFPTPYEIETLQKRFQKHSAIERVEGYAQTHDTVYKLMLLFKDVVQIFSIAIAAVTSLLILKEMRLWQFQHAERMSIMALFGAPVWLRSAVLFRLAIVDAIIATIIMCLAFFVIDQYGWMDQLLRTVGISIQLFDFVNDAVRSLAIALGVSIVLTLTIVIGHDEEE; translated from the coding sequence ATGAAATCGCTTAAAAATCATATCTCCCTCATCGTCGCGCTCTTCACCGTTTTGTTCTCGGTCCAGATCTACGTCGCGGTCGACCGCACCATCGCCGCATACGAAGACCGCCTCAAACAAGACTACTCGATCATCGTCGTCGCGAACAAAACGATGAGCGAAGCGGAATTCAAAGCCCTCGATAAACTTGTCGAACGGAGCGAGCCGATCGCCACCGACCAGGTTCTCGAACGGCTCAAAGGGGAGATGAGCAAGAAAAATCTTGAACTTCTCAAAGTGACCCTTCCCAAGTTTTACCGGATCTATCTGGGGCGCTTCCCGACCCCTTACGAGATCGAAACGCTCCAGAAGCGGTTCCAGAAGCATTCGGCGATCGAACGGGTCGAGGGGTATGCCCAGACCCACGATACCGTCTACAAGCTGATGCTCCTTTTCAAAGACGTCGTGCAGATTTTCTCGATCGCGATCGCTGCGGTGACGTCGCTGCTGATCCTTAAAGAGATGCGCCTGTGGCAGTTCCAGCACGCGGAGCGGATGAGCATCATGGCCCTCTTCGGCGCCCCCGTGTGGCTCCGTTCGGCGGTACTGTTCCGCCTGGCCATCGTCGATGCGATCATCGCGACGATCATCATGTGCCTGGCCTTTTTCGTCATCGACCAGTACGGCTGGATGGACCAGCTGCTGCGCACCGTCGGAATCAGTATCCAGCTGTTCGATTTCGTCAACGACGCCGTCCGATCGCTGGCCATCGCGCTGGGCGTCTCGATCGTGCTGACACTGACGATCGTCATCGGGCACGACGAAGAGGAATAG
- a CDS encoding murein hydrolase activator EnvC, which yields MKIFASLLASSLLCASLDAAAIDDKIHSTSKKLSQTKQTYSTLNAKLNETAQKIIKQKQVVTVQQQHLNTLVEELKSKETIYNTNKMTLRQLEAQQNMLIKTQNEIEQRLVFALARNTSISLLINDDRAKEADAIITEEALKLHLKQINAEIKELNTLFAMNAERISGLSSQTTVLKQSIAVIDRQKNTVLETKKETEKAIALLEKEKQDYVKSLNRILKQQRSLQNTLASLNIIKRESLRPKKVAAKKPLQKPGSKPVPADVKQAVAEYRPSNVSSYSGERTIAPLDGYVVTKRFGPYTDPIYGIKIFNESVSLRPTESDAKVKAVFNGKVILAKPTAMLDNVVIIEHDNGLHTIYAHLDKIAPTVEVGKRLRQGAVIGRVARELMFQVTQRNAHINPLEVIR from the coding sequence ATGAAGATCTTCGCCTCCCTCCTCGCCTCGTCGCTGCTGTGCGCTTCGCTCGATGCCGCGGCCATCGACGACAAGATCCACAGCACCTCCAAAAAGCTCAGCCAGACGAAACAGACCTATTCGACGCTCAACGCCAAGCTCAACGAGACGGCGCAGAAGATCATCAAGCAAAAGCAGGTCGTCACCGTCCAGCAGCAGCATCTCAACACCCTCGTCGAAGAGCTTAAATCCAAAGAGACGATCTACAACACCAACAAAATGACCCTGCGCCAGCTCGAGGCCCAGCAGAACATGCTGATCAAAACCCAAAACGAAATCGAGCAGCGGCTCGTGTTCGCACTCGCGCGCAACACCTCGATCTCGCTGCTGATCAACGACGACCGGGCCAAGGAAGCCGATGCGATCATCACCGAAGAGGCGCTCAAACTCCACCTCAAACAGATCAACGCCGAAATCAAGGAGCTCAATACCCTCTTTGCGATGAACGCCGAGCGCATCAGCGGCCTCTCTTCACAGACGACGGTACTCAAACAGTCCATCGCGGTGATCGACCGGCAGAAAAATACCGTTCTGGAGACCAAAAAAGAGACCGAGAAAGCGATCGCCCTCCTCGAAAAAGAGAAACAAGATTACGTCAAATCGCTGAATCGGATCCTCAAACAGCAGCGCTCGCTCCAAAACACCCTCGCCAGTCTCAACATCATCAAACGCGAATCGCTGCGGCCGAAAAAAGTCGCCGCCAAAAAGCCGCTCCAGAAACCGGGTTCCAAGCCCGTCCCCGCAGACGTCAAACAGGCGGTGGCCGAATATCGCCCCTCCAATGTCTCCTCGTACTCGGGAGAGCGCACGATCGCCCCGCTGGACGGATACGTGGTCACGAAACGTTTCGGCCCCTATACCGATCCGATCTACGGGATCAAAATCTTCAACGAATCGGTTTCACTCCGCCCGACCGAGAGCGACGCGAAAGTCAAAGCGGTCTTCAACGGAAAGGTAATCCTCGCCAAACCCACCGCTATGCTCGACAACGTCGTCATTATCGAACACGACAACGGTCTGCACACGATCTATGCCCATCTGGACAAAATCGCTCCTACGGTCGAAGTAGGTAAACGACTCAGACAAGGTGCGGTCATCGGCCGCGTCGCCCGTGAACTGATGTTCCAGGTAACCCAGCGCAACGCCCACATCAACCCTCTCGAAGTAATACGTTAA
- the flgH gene encoding flagellar basal body L-ring protein FlgH, which yields MRAPLYFSILSASLLLSGCTARLTDPEMDFQPPKYVEEMPSREEESAFASRGSLFGQGDSPLFSDHKAMHVNDIVTVVISETVKSSNTASKALTEADTIGLNGGLFTSTGQNSAVNSAVNKLNGLANIGFSAGSNSDYAGSGTATKDASFTTTVSARIVKVMANGNYFITGRREIMVDSEKQIMQLSGVIRPYDIDQNNQINSAKISDAKIMYVNQGDIDRSVNQGWGSKLVHAIWPF from the coding sequence ATGCGCGCACCTCTTTACTTCTCGATTCTCTCCGCTTCGCTGCTCCTTAGCGGCTGTACGGCACGCCTTACCGACCCCGAGATGGACTTCCAGCCGCCCAAGTACGTCGAAGAGATGCCCTCACGCGAAGAAGAGAGCGCATTCGCTTCGCGCGGTAGCCTGTTCGGGCAGGGGGACAGCCCCCTTTTCTCGGATCATAAGGCGATGCACGTCAATGATATCGTGACCGTCGTCATCTCCGAAACGGTCAAAAGCTCCAATACGGCGAGCAAGGCGCTCACCGAAGCCGATACCATCGGCCTCAACGGCGGATTGTTCACCTCTACGGGGCAAAATTCCGCGGTCAATTCGGCGGTCAACAAACTCAACGGACTCGCCAACATCGGTTTCAGCGCAGGATCGAATTCCGATTACGCCGGGTCGGGAACGGCGACGAAAGATGCGTCGTTTACCACGACGGTATCGGCGCGGATCGTCAAAGTGATGGCCAACGGCAACTATTTCATCACCGGGCGCCGCGAGATCATGGTCGACAGCGAAAAACAGATCATGCAGCTCAGCGGCGTGATCCGTCCGTACGACATCGACCAGAACAACCAGATCAATTCGGCGAAAATCTCGGATGCGAAAATTATGTACGTCAATCAGGGAGATATTGACCGCTCGGTCAACCAGGGATGGGGCAGTAAGCTCGTCCATGCGATCTGGCCGTTTTAA
- a CDS encoding GatB/YqeY domain-containing protein, protein MSLKEQINNDIKTAMKEKDNAKRDALRLLSSAFKQIEVDERKELSDEDVIKIIQKQVKQRNEAMVQYRDAGREDLYDKEASEAAIFETYLPKQLSDEELETALRSIIAEVGAASMKEIGKVMGAASKTLGGQADGKRINECAKKILG, encoded by the coding sequence ATGAGCCTCAAAGAGCAGATTAACAACGATATCAAAACCGCGATGAAAGAAAAAGACAATGCCAAACGTGACGCATTGCGCCTTCTCAGCAGCGCATTCAAACAGATCGAAGTCGACGAGCGGAAAGAACTCAGCGACGAGGACGTGATCAAAATCATCCAGAAACAAGTGAAACAGCGCAACGAAGCGATGGTCCAGTACCGCGATGCAGGGCGCGAAGACCTGTACGACAAAGAGGCTTCCGAAGCGGCGATTTTCGAAACCTATCTCCCCAAACAGCTCTCCGACGAGGAGCTTGAAACCGCACTGCGTTCTATCATCGCCGAAGTGGGAGCCGCCTCGATGAAAGAGATCGGCAAAGTGATGGGGGCGGCGTCCAAAACCCTCGGGGGACAGGCCGACGGCAAACGTATCAACGAGTGCGCCAAAAAAATCCTCGGCTAA